From one Sphingobacteriales bacterium genomic stretch:
- a CDS encoding rhomboid family intramembrane serine protease — protein MVTYILIGITVVVSLLTFSNQDLFSKLVFNPYVIHQRRQYYRFITAGFIHADFMHLFFNMYALFLFGKYTEHALDQIYAGYGSLLFGVLYFSALVMSSVFSYNKHVENPGYNAVGASGAVSAVLFASILIYPEMRLMIFPIPFFIPSYIVGPLYLLYSYYMGRKGMDNIGHDAHLFGALWGILFILIIWKEALSNFIRQVFG, from the coding sequence ATGGTAACGTACATCCTAATCGGTATTACAGTGGTGGTGAGCCTGTTGACATTTTCCAATCAGGATCTGTTTTCAAAGCTGGTGTTTAATCCATATGTCATTCATCAGCGCCGTCAGTACTATCGGTTTATTACAGCAGGTTTTATTCATGCTGATTTCATGCATTTGTTTTTCAATATGTACGCCCTGTTTCTGTTTGGTAAATACACGGAGCATGCCTTAGATCAGATTTATGCAGGATATGGTTCTTTATTGTTCGGTGTATTATACTTTTCTGCCTTGGTGATGAGTTCTGTCTTTTCTTATAATAAACACGTCGAAAATCCAGGTTATAATGCAGTCGGCGCATCAGGAGCGGTATCGGCGGTATTGTTTGCCAGCATTCTTATCTATCCTGAAATGAGGCTGATGATTTTTCCGATTCCTTTTTTTATTCCTTCTTATATAGTAGGCCCCCTGTATCTGTTGTATTCGTACTATATGGGAAGAAAAGGAATGGATAATATCGGCCACGATGCCCATCTTTTTGGTGCTTTGTGGGGGATTCTGTTTATCCTGATTATCTGGAAAGAAGCCTTGAGTAATTTTATCCGGCAGGTTTTTGGGTAA
- a CDS encoding aminotransferase class I/II-fold pyridoxal phosphate-dependent enzyme: MIDLRSDTVTRPSPEMLEAMLAAQVGDDVFGEDPTVNLLEAKVAGLFQQEAGLFCASGTMANQIAVKAHTQPMDEIILDKTAHIYYYETAGFAFHSGVSVKLVNGARGLISAEQVRENIQPDFDWLPKTSLVCLENTSNKGGGSCYELQAIREIREVCLERNLKLHLDGARLFNAMVAKKYTPQQIGSLFDSVAICFSKGLGAPVGSVLVGNKEFIRKARRIRKAFGGGMRQAGYLAAACLYALENNRERLEEDHQNARRIGDTLQRLSWIKTVLPVETNILIFEINDKLTNVDTVLSYLKENEVAAVQFGRNQIRMVTHLDVTKEMAEAVCSILARFTPL, translated from the coding sequence ATGATAGACTTACGCAGCGATACCGTTACAAGACCCTCCCCTGAAATGCTGGAAGCGATGCTTGCCGCTCAAGTGGGCGATGATGTATTTGGTGAAGATCCGACGGTAAACTTACTGGAAGCTAAAGTGGCAGGGCTGTTTCAGCAGGAAGCAGGATTGTTTTGTGCCAGCGGAACGATGGCCAATCAGATTGCGGTAAAAGCGCATACACAGCCTATGGATGAAATCATTCTGGATAAGACTGCTCATATCTATTATTACGAAACGGCCGGTTTTGCCTTTCATTCGGGCGTTTCGGTAAAACTGGTGAATGGTGCCAGAGGGCTTATTTCTGCGGAACAAGTCAGAGAAAATATACAGCCGGATTTTGACTGGCTGCCCAAAACAAGTCTGGTTTGTCTGGAAAATACTTCCAACAAAGGCGGCGGCAGTTGCTATGAACTGCAAGCCATTCGGGAAATCAGGGAGGTTTGCCTCGAACGGAATTTAAAACTGCATCTCGATGGCGCCCGGCTGTTCAATGCGATGGTTGCCAAAAAATACACTCCACAGCAAATCGGCAGCCTCTTTGATTCTGTTGCCATCTGCTTCTCCAAAGGGTTGGGTGCACCGGTGGGTTCTGTGCTGGTTGGCAATAAAGAATTTATCAGAAAGGCAAGGCGTATCCGGAAAGCGTTTGGCGGCGGAATGCGGCAGGCAGGCTATCTGGCAGCAGCCTGTCTTTATGCGCTGGAAAATAATAGGGAACGATTGGAAGAGGACCACCAAAATGCCAGACGGATAGGAGATACATTACAACGGTTGTCCTGGATAAAGACAGTACTGCCTGTGGAAACCAATATATTGATTTTTGAAATAAACGATAAACTTACAAATGTGGATACGGTCTTATCGTATTTGAAAGAAAATGAGGTAGCAGCCGTTCAGTTTGGCAGGAATCAAATCAGGATGGTCACACATTTGGATGTTACCAAAGAAATGGCTGAAGCAGTATGCAGCATACTTGCCCGTTTTACTCCGCTTTGA
- a CDS encoding cytochrome c oxidase subunit III, with product MEDKLIHTIQPKAYERTIQRKYRNYRWILYFSIGGLSFMFISLTLRYFISSIYKPSTILSLNPLFYWNTLILSASSCAVELAKYHFRKDHFRNYKTALLSALGLGILFLFGQAMGCILLFGSDFTFNHPSAAYLYVISGFHAGHIIGGLIFLSFFLSESWKMLTDYAISVVYFTDPVAFSQLKLFAIFWHFLGFSWMYLLFFFLLIK from the coding sequence ATGGAAGATAAACTAATCCATACCATACAGCCAAAAGCATACGAACGAACCATCCAAAGGAAGTACAGAAACTACAGATGGATCTTGTATTTCTCGATTGGAGGCCTGTCGTTCATGTTTATCAGCTTAACGCTCCGGTATTTCATCAGCAGTATCTACAAACCGTCAACAATCTTATCCTTAAACCCATTATTTTACTGGAATACCCTTATTTTATCTGCAAGCAGCTGTGCTGTTGAACTCGCAAAATACCATTTCAGGAAAGACCATTTCAGGAATTATAAGACAGCGCTTTTGTCTGCACTTGGATTGGGTATTTTATTCTTGTTCGGACAGGCAATGGGCTGCATACTCTTGTTTGGTTCCGATTTTACATTTAACCATCCATCTGCTGCCTATCTGTACGTGATTTCTGGTTTTCATGCAGGGCATATTATAGGCGGGTTGATTTTTCTTTCCTTCTTCCTATCGGAGAGCTGGAAAATGCTTACGGATTACGCCATTTCTGTCGTCTATTTTACGGATCCGGTTGCCTTTTCACAATTGAAGCTGTTTGCGATTTTCTGGCATTTTTTGGGTTTCTCCTGGATGTATCTGCTTTTCTTCTTTCTACTGATAAAATAA
- a CDS encoding transcriptional repressor, with the protein MEITENILKHHDLRITQVRMDILRYFQKNKNALSHADLEGSFQTKFDRVTIYRTLTSFMEKGLLHKIADDSGIAKYALCQHEGMEHSHNDEHVHFKCRKCAKIECMHSIEIPKLHLPKKYKVENANLLIEGICAACNQP; encoded by the coding sequence ATGGAAATAACGGAAAATATATTAAAACACCACGATTTGCGCATTACACAGGTGCGAATGGATATTCTGCGATATTTTCAAAAAAACAAAAATGCCCTCTCACACGCCGACCTGGAAGGCAGTTTCCAAACGAAATTTGACCGGGTGACCATTTACAGGACACTCACCTCCTTTATGGAAAAAGGGTTGCTGCATAAGATAGCAGACGACTCGGGCATCGCTAAATATGCACTTTGTCAACATGAAGGAATGGAACATTCCCACAACGATGAACATGTGCATTTCAAGTGCAGAAAGTGTGCAAAAATTGAATGTATGCATTCCATAGAAATCCCCAAACTGCATTTGCCTAAAAAATACAAAGTTGAAAACGCCAACCTGCTGATTGAAGGAATCTGTGCTGCCTGTAACCAGCCTTAA